The Fulvia fulva chromosome 1, complete sequence region CCTTTTCCGGCAGACTTTGCATGCAAAGAATGGGAGCTGACATTGTCGACATGGCATAATTTGCAGGCGCCAATAGGCTGTGGCGTCGTGCGACAAAGGCTGCAGCTGCAATCAAGCTCTGGGCCATGCTTCTTTGTTCGGCCTGCAATCAGTCCTTTGTGTGAATGTCCGCATCGTTTCGATGCATTGATGCTCTGCGTTTTGTCAGATGGCATCTGTATGTGTAAGTGTGTAAGATGTAAAGAAATTCCCGGAAGGGGGCCTGAAGATAGTCAATGTGTTGACATTGGGGGTTTTAGCCATGTACACGTCCCTCATGTACCACCAGGATCCTCCATCGATTGGCTATGCGCATCGTGATATATCGTCTCATCGGTATTATCCTCGCCATTGCCCATGTTAATATCGCCATCCACCGCAGTATTCTTTCCGCACGAAGGATTGAGCACGTTGGTGTAGACAGGTACAGGCGGACTGCTAGGGATGTCTTGGCTGAAGTCCACGGTCTCATCTGACTGCTCAACCTGTTTACGCCGGCAAGGTGCACTGGGGCCTGCCTCGACACGGGTATCAGCGTAGCCTTGCGGCATGGGTGCATTGGCGACGCTTCGCCGTGGTTCGACATGTGGTGGCGTTGGCAGACCTGGTCCGTGCAGTCCTGGCCCAGTGAATCCAGTAGCTCCAAACCGTGCTTAGCCAAAAGACACCTGCTTCTTGCTTCCAAATACACCCTTCCTATGCTTTGGTCTAGCACGTACACTATGCTCGAGCCTTGAAATCAAATGCTCAATGGCAGTCTTTGCCTGCGTCCGGCGTAAATGGGTGGTTCCGGCATCGCGAACTCGGCTGACAATGTGCTTCAGCTCACGGCAAATGGCGTCCATCTGTTCGTTGTGGCGCCGTTCGGTCTGCGTGGGCTCAGCGGGCCCATTCCATGGCCCCGTTGATGGCCCTGGAATGAGGTCTTTGTGATCTGTCCAGCCGCTCGATATCGCAATGTCAAGGACGGCGGTCAATCCAAGCAGCAACCCGAAGTCTGTCTCTTCGTTGATCTGAAATTCTGGCCAATGTCTGAGGGCATCAATGATAGTTCTCGCCCATTCTTGTCCAGCAGGATCCTTCTTGCTCGTCGTCTTCGAGAAGCACTCTGAGGCCAGCCGCCTCCGCAGCCTATATGCTCGTGGAGTGGCAGCTGGTAGAGCCACAATCGCTCGACAGCGGAGCTCAAGCGAAAGCTCGCTAGAAGATTTGAGTGCACTGACAACTTCCTCGATCAGCTTGTCGAAGCCATCTGCGGGCAATGCATCCATCATGTCCTCGATACTTTCTAGAATGGTCAACGACAGGCTTGGGTCATCCTTGACTTGGTCGTCAATGTTCATAAGCGCGAGGTCGAGCAGAGCTACAGACGTGTCTTGCGGTGGAGCAGCTGTCACAACACTGTCGCATGCTGGTGCCAAGAACGCTGCAACCCGCACAATATGTCGCAGACCCGGCGGCAATTTTGCACTTGCGACTGCCTCCTTGTAGTTGAACTCGAAGATCGAGCGTGTCTTGTATAGCGAGTTTATTGAAGCAGACGTTCTCCAAACAGATTCTTGATGAACGCTCGAAGCTCGAATGATCTCGAGGTAAGCTTCACATAGAGTCTCATCCGCCTCGTGAAGCAGTTCCTGTGTCATCCAGCGCACAACACTGGCAGGCAGTGGGTAATGTAGAACCAGTTCAGCAGCAAAGCCACTTATGCACGCTTGGGTGCGCGAGGCTGCGGTTTGGAACAGCTTCTCCCAGGGAGCATGCGAGTGCTCGTCAAGCTCAGGTGACGAGCCACCGCGATCCCAAAGTGGCTTGTCATCCAGAAAGAAGCGGTACTTGATTTCATCGTGCAGCGCTTCCGTTCGCTCGAGAGCCATGATCATCCTCTGTTGCTCGTCACTGTCACTTCCTGCCGCCTCGACCAACGCGCTCCCGTTGATGCCAGCCGCCTGCGCGTTCGCAAGTCGTTCCTCCCGTTTCTTGGCCTCGACGACTGAGCTCTCGAGACTCGCAATCGTAGCAGATTCCAGCTGATATCTCTCGTTCTGCGCTACCAAGTTCGCCAAGCTGTTTTTGAACACCTTCTTCGGCGGTGATCGAGGTAATGTGTTCGGCGTCTTTTGCTTCTTATCCTGGTCTGACAGCCTTGTGCTTTTCTTGACTGGCTTGGGCACTGCGAAAGTCGGTGTCGACTTATCGTCCGTGGTTGGAGAAAGTTTCCTCCTTTTCACAGAGAAGCTAGAAATGTCTGCCAGTCCTTCGCTGCTGCTTCCGCTGTCGTCTGAATCAGAATTTGTGACACCTTTCAAGCCATCCTTGGTAGATAGCACCCGTTTACTGTGCGAGCTGACGGGCATCGTCGACGCCTGTGATCCGGTCGGAACGCTCGAGAGGGTTGAGAAGGATGAGAATGAGGTTGCGTTGGTGGCTGACGCTGAAGACTTGGCCATCGATGCTGGAGTCGGTATCGGTGGCGCACACATGCTGCCAGAAGACACTGGTGACTTCGGCTTGGCTGACGGGACCTCAACAGCTACCGCATCGCGTCGCTTCGAGGGCATGTCGGATGCCGATCGATGAGGTGAATGGTGTGTAAGCGTCACGTCTACCGCACCGTGCAGCGGATGAATGACATCCTGCTGAGGCGACTTCCTCGGTGACTGCCGCGCCGGAGGACTCGTGCTGCTATCCTTCAGCTGTTCATCTCGCGCCTGCTGAGACTCTGACTTCCGCGGTCGTCCTCGTTCCCTCGCAGCAGTGCTGCTTTCGCTGGCTGAGCTCTGTGTCGCAGACCGCGACTTGTGCGGTGACTTCTTAGGTCGATCTGGCCTCGGTGGTGATTCAACATTGGAATGGTCCGTCTGTGACGGGTGTGCAGGCGATATGCGTCTTTCGGATGGCTGCCGCGAGCTCCGACCACTTTGTGAGGATGAGGCCACTACGATCTCTTCGGCCGTGTCGGACGGAGTGTTAAACTTGGTGAAGAAGCTCAAGATGGACCGGTTCTGCTTCGCGCCATGTCGTGCGGGTGGCATTGCTCTGAACAATATGTCCTGTCGTTCGTTAGCGAGCATTGAAGTCACGTCAAGTCGCGCTGAGGTACGCGTCGAGATCAATCAACTTGGCGAGCGGGCGTCGGCGTGTGAGGCGCATAGTTGCGATGGCGACCCACTAATATTTCACTTGCACAAGCAACTTCCATGAACCCTCGACTGAAAAGCACGTGTGCAACCATCATACATGTAGATCGCACAGTGCCTGCCAGGACTGCTCCAGCTGTCTACACAATGCAAGCCTAATCCTGATGCATAACGGCCGCGACTGAATGGCATCGATTGCACATGGTGGTGCAGTAGCAACATTGAAGTGCGACCTCTCAAACAATGAAGTCTCAGCTGAGCACAGCCCAGGCGTGCCAGAGGCAGACTGTTGGCGTAGGAGGGAGGAACAAATGTCATAAACCTCGAAGGTGCGGGCTCGAGCTGCAGCGGATGTCAGCGCTGGGGGATGAGGTGTCAGGGTGTGCATAAAATCTGCGTCTCTCATCATGGATCTCGTCGGTCTCGTCCGGTGGCTTCCGCAAAACAGTGCGGTCCCCACCGCCGTGCACGGTGCAGTAGCCCTGATGTTCAGTTTCCGCGTCCGAACGTATGTACGCGCTAAGCACCCACCCCTGTCCGTTATGTAAGATATCCTAGGTACCGTACCGGCGTGCCCTCTGCCGTCGTCTTCCACGACTGTTGGAAGCGAAAGGCTGGTCGTCTCGCGCTCTGGCATGCTGATGTAACTGCAAACCCCCTGCCCGTCAACGTCTTTAGGGGCCGGTGTCCGCAGCCTGTCTCTCAAACACCCGGGAACTCTAGCTTCCAGCGATCCCTCGAAGCAACATCCAACACCACACCCTACAAACCACACCCGCAGACGCCCCTCGCCACGGCTCGCGCCCACCGCACGTTCGTTGCCAACAAACACGTGCAACCACAGCTGCCACTCCAATTGCGCATCTACATCGCATACACACCAATGCACACTTCTCTCTTGATGCTGCGCCATACACGATAGCATAGCGGAACGCCGCGGGCTCCCACGCCCTTCCATCGACAGCAGTCTCCTGCCGCATGAGACATCCACCACCAACTATTGATCCGTCATCATGGCCACCGTGAGCTTTGGGGCCCAACAGCCGCGCCCTGAGGAGGCAGTGGAGGCAGGCAATGGCGCAGAACGGACACAACCACTTAATCGTATGCGATGGGCGACGGTGCGCCAGTCTGGCAAGAAGGGTGTGCAGAAACGAAAGTCCATATTCAATCGCCAGGTGGCACGATTAAGTGGCGTATCCAATAAACGGCAGTCAGCTGGCTCCAACATCAGCGATCTCAAGGCCGATGACATTGCGAACGACAAAGCCGCCCAAGGTCAGACGCATAGAACGATATACGTCAATCAGCAGCTACCGGACTCTGCGCGAGATGAGGAAGGGAGGCCGTTGCAGAACTTCAAGCGAAACAAAGTCCGGACGGCAAAGTACACGCCCATCAGTTTCATACCGAAGAACCTGTGGTTCCAGCTACACAACATCGCGAACGTGTACTTTATCTTCATCGTCATCCTGGGTGTAAGTACCACCTCGCGAATGCCACTCCAAGCTGAGTGTGGATGAGCTGACCAGCTGACAAAACACAGATCTTCTCCATCTTTGGCGTGCAGAATCCCGGTCTCTCCGCCGTGCCCATCATCGTTATTTTGACCATCACGGCTATAAAGGATGCAATAGAAGATTGGCGTAGGACGGTCCTGGATAACGAGCTGAACAATGCGCCGGTACATCGGTTGGTCGGCTGGGAGAATGTCAACGTGTCCGACGAGAAAGTCGGCATTTGGCGTCAGTTCAAAAAGGCAAACACCCGCGCGATCCTCTTGGTTTGGAAATGGTGGAAGGCCAAACAGGAAGAGAAGGCCGCGAAGAAGGGCAAAGGCCCCAGTGCGAGAGATGCGAATTTGGATGCGAAACTGGAAGAGCAGAATCGACGCGCGAGCATGGTCACAGCCCGTTTGGACGCAGAGGACTATCCACATGAGAATGATGAGGGCGATGTTGAGATGACACCTGTTCCGTCTCCCACGCCAGGACAACGGCCACAACATGGTGGTGATGACATGCGGGATCCTGGCCTGCAACGAGACCATTTGACGGTTCCCAAAGAAGATGGTAAAGTCGAGCAGATTCCTGTCCCCAAGAAATTCTATGGAAGCTTGATCAATCCCAACAGGGAACAGCTTGACAAAGCACGATTCAAGCGGGACTACTGGAAGAACGTGCGAGTTGGCGACTTTGTGCGACTCTACAACGACGAGGAAGTGCCCGCGGACATTGTGGTACTTTCGACAAGTGATGCAGACGGTGCTTGCTACATCGAGACGAAGAACCTGGACGGCGAGACGAATTTGAAAGTTCGGACGGCATTGTACTCGGGAAGGCAGATCAAAAGGGCGCGAGATTGCGAGCAAGCCGACTTCATCCTGGAAAGTGAGCCACCTCACGCTAATCTCTACGCATACTCCGGAGTGGTGCGCTGGAACCAGTACGATCGAAAACAACCTTCTGCGGAAACAAAGGAGATGGCTGAACCTGTGGGTATCAACAACCTGCTACTTCGTGGGTGTACAGTTCGCAACACCGAGTGGGTGCTCGGAGTGGTCGCCTTTACTGGAGAGGACACAAAGATCATGCTCAACTCGGGTATCACGCCTTCGAAACGGCCCAAGATCATGCGTGATCTGAACTGGAATGTGCTCTACAACTTTATCATCCTGTTTGTCATGTGTCTGGTTGCCGCAATCGTGGAAGGCGTGACCTGGGGCCAAGGAGACAATTCTCTCGACTTCTTCGAATTTGGCAGCTATGGCGGAACACCCGGCTTGAACGGTTTCATCACATTCTGGGCAGCCATCATTCTGTTCCAGAACTTGGTGCCCATCTCGCTGTACATCTCTCTGGAAATCGTGCGCAGTGTGCAGGCCTTCTTCATCTTCTCGGATACGTACATGTACTACGAGAAGATTGACTACCCGTGCACGCCAAAATCCTGGAACATCTCGGACGACCTTGGGCAGATCGAGTATGTCTTTTCCGACAAGACCGGCACGCTTACGCAGAACGTCATGGAGTTCAAGAAGTGTACAGTTAACGGCCAGCCATATGGTGAAGCTTACACTGAGGCTTTGGCTGGCATGCAGAAGCGTATGGGAATCAACGTCGAAGAGGAAGGTGCTCGGGCAAAGGCGCAGATCGCCCAAGACCGTGTCAGTATGCTGCAAAGGATCCGCAAGATGCACAACAACCCTTACTTGCGGGACGAGGACCTCACGTTCGTTGCACCAAGCTACATCGCAGACCTCGACGGCGACAGTGGTCCCGTACAGAAGGCTGCGACGGAACAGTTCATGCTCGCTTTGGCTCTCTGCCACAGTGTTATTACGGAAAGGACTCCAGGTGACCCGCCTAGGATCGAGTTCAAGGCACAAAGTCCCGACGAAGCTGCGCTCGTAGCGACCGCGAGGGATGTCGGCTTCACTGTCATTGGACGTTCGAATGATGGCATCATCGTCAACTATCTGGGCGAGGAGCGAGAGTACACCGTACTCAACACTCTCGAGTTCAACTCCACCAGGAAACGAATGAGTTCGATCTTGCGCATGCCCAATGGCAAGATTATGCTTTTCTGCAAGGGTGCTGATAGTATCATCTACTCGCGTCTGAAGAAGGGAGAACAAGCTCAACTTCGTGCCTCTACGGCCGAACATCTTGAAATGTTTGCTCGAGAAGGTCTGCGAACGCTGTGCATTGCGCAGCGTGAGCTCGATGAAGAAGAGTACCAAAGATGGAACGTTGACCACGAATTCGCGGCAGCTTCCGTCCAAGATCGAGAGGACAAGCTTGAAGAGTGCGCTGACCGCATTGAGCGTGAGCTTACACTGCTCGGAGGCACTGCCATCGAAGACAAACTTCAGGATGGCGTACCTGACGCAATCGCCCTGCTTGCCCAAGCCGGAATCAAGCTTTGGGTATTGACGGGTGACAAGGTTGAGACTGCCATCAACATTGGCTTCTCTTGCAACTTGCTTGACAACGACATGGATCTGATGTTGCTCAAGGTTGACGAAGACAACATCGAGCAAGCTGAAGCAGAGCTGGACAAGCACCTGGCCACGTTTGGGAAAACTGGATCTGACGAAGAACTCAAGGCAGCCAAGAAGAACCACGAACCTCCCGCGCCAACACATGCGCTTGTCATCGATGGTGACACCCTTAAGGTTGTGCTCGACGACAGGCTGCGGCAGAAGTTCTTGCTGCTCTGCAAAGAGTGCAGGTCTGTGCTTTGCTGTCGTGTCAGTCCTTCGCAGAAAGCTGCTGT contains the following coding sequences:
- a CDS encoding Phospholipid-transporting ATPase DNF1 — protein: MATVSFGAQQPRPEEAVEAGNGAERTQPLNRMRWATVRQSGKKGVQKRKSIFNRQVARLSGVSNKRQSAGSNISDLKADDIANDKAAQGQTHRTIYVNQQLPDSARDEEGRPLQNFKRNKVRTAKYTPISFIPKNLWFQLHNIANVYFIFIVILGIFSIFGVQNPGLSAVPIIVILTITAIKDAIEDWRRTVLDNELNNAPVHRLVGWENVNVSDEKVGIWRQFKKANTRAILLVWKWWKAKQEEKAAKKGKGPSARDANLDAKLEEQNRRASMVTARLDAEDYPHENDEGDVEMTPVPSPTPGQRPQHGGDDMRDPGLQRDHLTVPKEDGKVEQIPVPKKFYGSLINPNREQLDKARFKRDYWKNVRVGDFVRLYNDEEVPADIVVLSTSDADGACYIETKNLDGETNLKVRTALYSGRQIKRARDCEQADFILESEPPHANLYAYSGVVRWNQYDRKQPSAETKEMAEPVGINNLLLRGCTVRNTEWVLGVVAFTGEDTKIMLNSGITPSKRPKIMRDLNWNVLYNFIILFVMCLVAAIVEGVTWGQGDNSLDFFEFGSYGGTPGLNGFITFWAAIILFQNLVPISLYISLEIVRSVQAFFIFSDTYMYYEKIDYPCTPKSWNISDDLGQIEYVFSDKTGTLTQNVMEFKKCTVNGQPYGEAYTEALAGMQKRMGINVEEEGARAKAQIAQDRVSMLQRIRKMHNNPYLRDEDLTFVAPSYIADLDGDSGPVQKAATEQFMLALALCHSVITERTPGDPPRIEFKAQSPDEAALVATARDVGFTVIGRSNDGIIVNYLGEEREYTVLNTLEFNSTRKRMSSILRMPNGKIMLFCKGADSIIYSRLKKGEQAQLRASTAEHLEMFAREGLRTLCIAQRELDEEEYQRWNVDHEFAAASVQDREDKLEECADRIERELTLLGGTAIEDKLQDGVPDAIALLAQAGIKLWVLTGDKVETAINIGFSCNLLDNDMDLMLLKVDEDNIEQAEAELDKHLATFGKTGSDEELKAAKKNHEPPAPTHALVIDGDTLKVVLDDRLRQKFLLLCKECRSVLCCRVSPSQKAAVVGLVKHTLDVMTLSIGDGANDVAMIQEADVGVGIAGEEGRQAVMSSDYAIGQFRFLTRLLLVHGRWDYRRMGECVANFFYKNIIWVFALFWYQIYANFDCSYAFDYTYILLFNLAFTSLPIIFQGILDQDVDDKVSLAVPQLYRRGIEQKEWTQTKFWIYMFDGLYQSVIAFYFTYLQFMPANFETEDGRNVNDYKRLGVYIVNPIVVVVNVYILINTYRWDWFMLLITGISILLIWFWTGVYTSFTAGFTFYGAASQVYGALTFWAIGLLTVVMCLLPRFGAKAFQKMYMPYDIDVIREQVRRGKFDYLKDVDPTAVSTPAPDKLAESSSSSEMSNGKPKDDRGHRRYTPPRQTFEDDQRPIYPPSIAATATTNNPRSNNGSDGTDYTGHRSSLDRQFPMVSSNNANPTITRQDGGDPFGFDRPQQGSHFARPSVDRPRPSFDRLRSSMDRTRPSFEASNDFTSAAYLSRVESSQSQGKGDTPTTPGAGTGLRQDISQDLRGPGSGR